From Blattabacterium cuenoti, a single genomic window includes:
- the purB gene encoding adenylosuccinate lyase — MEKYKNPLVERYSSKEMLYNFSPKKKFITWRKLWFYLAKIQKELGLNITEEQIYDLKNHLYDIDWNRVSFYEKKFRHDVMAHLYAFGDKATIARPIIHLGATSAFLGDNTDIILIRDGLEILLKKLVNVIFRLRNFTLEYHNIPTLAFTHYQPAQLTTVGKRSALWLQSVILDLEELEFRLKNISFRGLKGTVGSADSFKELFDGDLQKVKNLEKKLSNKFRFKNIFPITGQTYDRKVDAQILNLLSNISQSSHKFSNDLRLLQNLKEMEEPFEKEQIGSSAMAYKRNPIRSERMASLAKYVISLSNSSALVAATQWLERTLDDSANRRLVIGQSFLAVDAILIIWNNILENIIVYPKIIDKHIKEELPFLITEHIIIECVKKGSDRQEIHERIRIHSMETHDKIKLEGMENDFIKRILHDKKIPIHEKEMNQILNSKNLTGFSSDQTLEFIETIVSPILNRFHHFIDSDISNMDIKI, encoded by the coding sequence GTGGAAAAATATAAAAATCCTTTAGTAGAACGATATAGTAGCAAAGAAATGTTATATAATTTTTCTCCAAAAAAAAAGTTTATTACTTGGAGAAAATTATGGTTTTATTTGGCCAAAATTCAAAAAGAATTAGGATTAAATATCACTGAAGAACAAATATATGATCTAAAAAATCATTTATATGATATTGATTGGAACAGAGTTTCTTTTTATGAAAAAAAATTTCGACATGATGTCATGGCTCATTTATATGCTTTTGGGGATAAAGCAACTATAGCTAGACCTATTATTCATTTAGGAGCCACAAGTGCTTTTTTAGGAGATAATACAGATATCATTTTAATTCGTGATGGATTAGAGATTTTATTAAAAAAATTGGTTAACGTAATTTTTCGTCTTCGAAATTTTACTTTAGAATATCATAACATTCCTACTTTGGCTTTTACTCATTATCAACCGGCTCAATTAACTACTGTAGGAAAACGATCAGCTTTATGGTTACAAAGTGTAATTCTAGATTTAGAAGAATTAGAATTTAGGTTGAAAAATATTTCTTTTAGAGGGCTAAAAGGAACTGTAGGTTCAGCAGATAGCTTTAAAGAATTATTTGATGGAGATTTACAAAAAGTAAAAAATTTAGAAAAAAAATTATCCAATAAATTCAGATTTAAAAACATTTTTCCCATAACAGGACAAACTTACGATAGAAAAGTAGACGCTCAAATATTAAATTTATTATCCAATATTTCTCAATCTTCCCATAAATTTAGTAACGATTTACGTTTATTACAAAATTTAAAAGAAATGGAAGAGCCTTTTGAAAAAGAACAAATTGGATCTAGTGCTATGGCTTATAAACGAAATCCAATACGTAGTGAACGTATGGCTTCTTTAGCTAAATATGTTATTTCTTTATCTAATAGTTCCGCTCTAGTTGCAGCGACTCAATGGTTAGAACGGACCCTAGATGATTCAGCAAACAGAAGATTGGTTATAGGACAATCATTTTTAGCTGTAGATGCTATTTTGATCATTTGGAATAACATATTAGAAAATATCATTGTATATCCTAAAATAATTGATAAACACATCAAAGAAGAGCTTCCTTTTTTAATTACTGAACATATTATTATAGAATGTGTAAAAAAAGGATCAGATAGACAAGAGATTCATGAAAGAATACGAATTCATTCTATGGAAACCCATGATAAAATTAAATTAGAGGGAATGGAAAATGATTTTATTAAACGTATTTTACACGATAAAAAAATACCTATTCATGAAAAAGAAATGAATCAAATTTTGAATTCTAAAAATTTAACAGGATTTTCTTCAGATCAAACCTTAGAATTTATTGAAACCATAGTTAGTCCTATATTAAATCGTTTTCATCATTTCATTGATTCTGATATATCTAATATGGATATAAAAATTTAG
- a CDS encoding phosphoribosylformylglycinamidine synthase, which translates to MNFRIYIQKKSPFDIDSRKLYNDFKNMNISLSNIVIYNIYDIFDINKKLFLESLSKVFVDPVTDILHRKINLNTSCIEFFSEQYNGRSDAAMQCIKVIDPQSTTVSVKTGQLIQLIGMKKKQDFYKIKKYYSCWNPINNENKREPEVIDNFIKFSFSKIQNIHSKYNLSMDVKDLLFIQKYFYEENRNPTLSELRIFDVYWSDHCRHSTFFTTLINISFYGSLKKTYQNIFKKYLKDRSYIGISKKPITLMDLSSIPAKILYKKGKLKNYVHSDEHNACTIIVNVDFSCKKKEKWYLLFKNETHNHPTEIEPFGGASTCIGGAIRDPLSGRAFVYQGIRLSGAADPTNSKTIDGKLPQHQICFESARGYSSYGNQIGLSTSHVHEIYHEGYRAKRMEIGMVVGGVPVDYLRQDQPKKPKKGDVILLIGGLTGREGIGGATDSSKEYKEKEYDYNLKRNIQQKGDPIIERKIQRFFRNKKVISLIKKCNDFGAGGASVAIGELSDSLVLYLDKIPIKKNTKNMKAIEIALSESQERMAVILDPKDVKKFIHLSHEENLMSVPIGTITDNKRIIFYYRKKEIFNVESSFLNTKGSHKEKTVHVNSPVSISPFNKSKKIVFSKKKFLKTLSELNIASQKSLVEMFDSTVGATTVLMPFGGKYQMTPSEGSVQKIPVFRGDTNTVSIVSWGFHPEISVWSPFHGGAYAIVECISKIVSMGGNYRNTYFSFQEYYQKLGNNPENWGKPFSSLLGAYHAQMSLELASIGGKDSMSGTYKNLHVPPTFVAFGLTTGLCFNIISSEFKKVGNKIYLYYHNSLENEMPNFDSIKKAYDQVYKGICSGKIVSVKTIKDGGISIAIAKMSFGNCLGAVIDCKNHLLETNIGSLIIESSSSISDNNFIQIGEIISHKYLNFNGISIGIDESIKNWLKTLSPIFSYNEKKNNIKKIRKEKIEKKEKRNSIVWKSYLKNKGKPRVFIPIFPGTNSEFESIRAFEKERSIVNTFVFKNINNKDIIESIFHLKKHIESVQILMLCGGFSAGDEPDGSAKFIVSILHNPYIKEAIKCFLYQDGLILGICNGFQGLIKSGLLPYGKICLRDHNSPTLTHNKIEKHISQCVHIKVISDHSPWLNGMKNKIYTLPISHSEGRFYASKKITKILWDKNQIAAQYVDLEGNPSLDRLYNPNGSVESVEGLLSEDGKIYGRMTHPERYHYGLLKNIPNIHEHSIFKNGVEYFL; encoded by the coding sequence ATGAACTTCAGAATTTATATACAAAAAAAAAGTCCTTTTGATATTGATTCTAGAAAATTATACAATGATTTTAAAAATATGAATATTTCATTGTCTAATATAGTTATTTATAATATATATGATATATTTGATATCAATAAAAAACTTTTTTTAGAAAGTTTGTCAAAGGTTTTTGTAGATCCTGTTACAGATATTTTGCATCGAAAAATTAATTTGAATACTTCATGTATAGAATTTTTTTCAGAACAATATAATGGGAGATCGGATGCTGCTATGCAATGTATAAAAGTTATCGACCCTCAATCAACTACAGTTTCCGTAAAAACTGGACAATTAATTCAATTAATTGGTATGAAGAAAAAACAGGATTTTTATAAAATTAAAAAATATTATTCATGTTGGAATCCAATCAATAATGAAAATAAAAGAGAACCCGAAGTTATAGATAATTTTATTAAATTTTCTTTTTCAAAAATACAAAATATACATAGTAAATATAATTTATCTATGGACGTTAAAGATTTACTATTTATACAAAAATATTTTTATGAAGAAAATCGAAACCCGACTTTATCAGAATTACGTATATTTGATGTTTACTGGTCTGACCATTGTCGGCACTCTACATTTTTTACCACATTAATCAATATATCTTTTTATGGATCATTAAAAAAAACATATCAAAATATATTTAAAAAATATTTAAAGGATAGATCTTATATAGGAATATCAAAAAAACCTATAACTCTTATGGATTTATCTAGTATTCCTGCTAAAATTCTTTATAAAAAAGGAAAATTAAAAAATTATGTTCATTCTGATGAACATAATGCGTGTACCATAATCGTAAATGTAGATTTTTCATGCAAAAAAAAAGAAAAATGGTATTTGTTATTTAAAAATGAAACTCATAACCATCCTACTGAAATTGAACCTTTTGGAGGAGCTTCTACTTGTATAGGAGGAGCTATTCGTGATCCTTTATCGGGTAGAGCTTTTGTTTATCAAGGAATCAGATTGAGTGGAGCGGCTGATCCCACCAATTCAAAAACTATTGATGGAAAACTACCGCAACATCAAATTTGTTTTGAATCAGCTCGTGGTTATAGTTCTTATGGAAATCAAATAGGATTATCAACCAGTCATGTTCATGAAATTTATCATGAAGGATATAGAGCTAAAAGGATGGAGATCGGAATGGTTGTTGGTGGTGTTCCTGTTGATTATCTTAGACAAGATCAACCCAAAAAACCCAAAAAAGGAGATGTTATTTTGTTAATTGGAGGCTTAACGGGAAGAGAAGGAATTGGAGGAGCGACAGATTCTTCTAAAGAATATAAAGAAAAAGAATATGATTATAATTTAAAAAGAAATATACAACAAAAAGGAGATCCAATAATAGAAAGAAAAATTCAAAGATTTTTTAGAAATAAAAAAGTTATTTCTTTGATAAAAAAATGTAATGATTTTGGGGCAGGAGGAGCTTCTGTCGCTATAGGAGAATTGAGTGATAGTTTAGTGCTTTATTTAGATAAAATCCCAATCAAAAAAAATACAAAAAACATGAAAGCTATCGAAATTGCACTTTCAGAATCTCAAGAACGTATGGCTGTCATATTAGATCCAAAAGATGTCAAAAAATTTATACATTTATCTCATGAAGAGAATCTTATGTCTGTTCCTATTGGAACAATTACGGATAATAAACGTATTATTTTTTATTATAGAAAAAAAGAAATTTTTAATGTAGAAAGTTCTTTTTTGAATACAAAAGGATCTCATAAAGAAAAAACGGTCCATGTGAATTCTCCTGTTTCCATTTCTCCGTTTAATAAATCAAAAAAAATTGTTTTTAGCAAAAAAAAATTTTTAAAAACTCTTTCTGAATTAAATATAGCTTCTCAAAAAAGTTTAGTCGAGATGTTTGACAGTACTGTAGGTGCTACTACAGTTTTAATGCCTTTTGGTGGGAAATATCAAATGACTCCATCTGAAGGAAGTGTACAAAAAATTCCTGTTTTTAGAGGAGATACAAATACAGTTAGTATAGTCTCTTGGGGTTTTCATCCTGAAATTTCTGTTTGGAGTCCTTTTCATGGAGGAGCTTATGCTATTGTAGAATGTATTTCTAAAATTGTTTCTATGGGAGGGAATTATAGAAACACTTATTTTAGTTTTCAAGAATATTATCAAAAATTAGGAAATAATCCAGAAAATTGGGGAAAACCTTTTTCTTCTTTATTAGGAGCTTATCATGCCCAGATGTCCTTAGAATTAGCTTCTATAGGAGGAAAAGATTCTATGTCTGGAACATATAAAAATTTGCATGTTCCGCCAACATTTGTCGCTTTTGGGTTAACTACAGGTTTATGTTTTAATATTATCTCTTCTGAATTTAAAAAAGTAGGAAATAAAATTTATTTATATTATCACAATTCATTAGAAAATGAAATGCCAAATTTTGATTCTATAAAAAAAGCTTATGATCAAGTTTATAAGGGAATTTGTTCGGGAAAAATTGTTTCGGTTAAAACAATTAAAGATGGAGGTATTTCTATTGCCATTGCTAAAATGTCTTTTGGAAATTGTTTAGGTGCCGTTATAGATTGCAAAAATCATTTGCTTGAAACAAATATAGGTTCCTTAATTATAGAATCCTCATCTTCTATTTCAGATAATAATTTTATTCAAATAGGAGAAATTATATCTCATAAGTATTTAAATTTTAATGGAATATCCATTGGTATAGATGAGTCAATAAAAAATTGGTTAAAAACTTTATCTCCTATTTTTTCTTATAATGAAAAAAAAAATAATATAAAAAAAATAAGAAAAGAAAAAATTGAAAAAAAAGAAAAACGTAATTCTATTGTATGGAAATCTTACTTAAAAAATAAAGGAAAACCTCGTGTATTTATTCCTATATTCCCGGGAACAAATAGTGAATTCGAATCAATACGTGCATTTGAAAAAGAGAGATCTATAGTAAATACTTTCGTCTTCAAAAATATAAATAATAAAGATATTATAGAGTCTATCTTTCACTTAAAGAAACATATAGAATCTGTACAAATATTAATGTTATGTGGAGGATTTAGTGCTGGAGATGAACCAGATGGATCCGCTAAATTTATTGTATCTATATTACATAACCCGTATATTAAAGAGGCTATTAAATGTTTTCTTTATCAAGATGGGTTAATTTTAGGAATTTGTAATGGATTTCAGGGATTAATTAAATCCGGATTATTACCTTATGGAAAAATTTGTTTGAGAGATCATAATTCTCCAACATTGACTCATAATAAAATAGAAAAACATATATCACAATGTGTTCATATTAAAGTTATTTCTGATCATTCTCCATGGTTAAACGGTATGAAAAATAAAATTTATACTCTTCCTATATCTCATAGTGAAGGAAGATTTTATGCAAGTAAAAAAATTACAAAAATTTTATGGGATAAAAATCAAATTGCTGCGCAGTATGTAGACTTAGAAGGAAATCCTAGTTTAGATAGATTATATAACCCTAATGGATCTGTTGAATCCGTTGAGGGGTTATTAAGTGAAGATGGTAAAATTTATGGAAGAATGACTCATCCAGAACGTTATCATTATGGATTATTAAAAAATATTCCTAACATTCATGAGCATTCCATTTTTAAAAATGGAGTAGAATATTTCTTATGA
- the purE gene encoding 5-(carboxyamino)imidazole ribonucleotide mutase produces the protein MKVAIFFGSISDKSIMKITAEVLKQFNINYKSYAISAHRLPNVLSTTIKQIESEGTDVIIAGAGLSAHLPGFISSQTILPVIGVPIHGHNSLGGMDALLSIVQMPKDVPVATVGINNSYNAALLAIHILAIKYQDIRKLLLKFRMKKKERLITEIKQHLLP, from the coding sequence ATGAAAGTGGCTATATTTTTTGGAAGTATTTCTGATAAATCAATTATGAAAATAACAGCGGAAGTACTCAAACAATTTAATATAAATTATAAATCATATGCGATTTCCGCACACCGATTACCAAATGTTTTATCGACGACTATCAAACAAATAGAATCTGAAGGTACAGATGTCATTATTGCAGGAGCTGGATTATCCGCACATTTACCTGGATTTATTTCTTCTCAAACAATCCTACCTGTTATCGGAGTTCCAATTCATGGACATAATTCATTGGGAGGAATGGATGCTCTTTTGTCTATAGTACAAATGCCAAAAGATGTTCCTGTTGCTACAGTAGGAATAAATAACTCCTATAATGCTGCTTTGTTAGCCATTCATATTTTAGCTATAAAATATCAAGATATAAGAAAATTATTGCTCAAATTCAGAATGAAAAAAAAAGAGAGATTAATAACTGAAATTAAGCAACATTTATTACCATGA
- the purC gene encoding phosphoribosylaminoimidazolesuccinocarboxamide synthase, with translation MSCIIKKNILSEGKTKRIYTTQNPLEVLIHYKDNITALDGLKKNFLQDKGVLNNEITTLIFKFINSCGIKTHFIRKKNNREQLCHKVDMIPLEFVVRNIVAGSMSKRLGVKEGIHLSNPIFEIFYKNDKLKDPLINDHHAVFLEIISYEELNRIYSIASEINHIIKKYFLDKNIILVDFKIEFGKNHKNEILLSDEISPDTCRFWDKKTMKKLDKDLFRMGLKEKEEVFDIYMEILKRLNVS, from the coding sequence ATGAGCTGCATAATTAAAAAAAATATTTTATCAGAAGGAAAAACAAAAAGAATATATACTACTCAAAATCCACTTGAGGTATTAATTCATTATAAAGATAATATAACAGCTTTAGATGGATTGAAAAAAAATTTTTTACAAGATAAAGGAGTTTTAAATAATGAAATAACTACATTAATATTTAAGTTTATAAATTCTTGTGGGATTAAGACTCATTTTATACGAAAAAAAAACAATAGAGAACAATTATGTCATAAAGTAGATATGATCCCTTTAGAATTTGTTGTGCGTAATATTGTTGCGGGAAGTATGTCTAAACGTTTAGGAGTGAAAGAAGGAATTCATCTATCCAATCCTATTTTTGAAATATTTTATAAAAATGATAAGTTAAAAGATCCATTAATTAATGATCATCATGCCGTTTTTTTAGAAATTATTTCTTATGAAGAATTAAATAGGATTTATAGCATAGCATCAGAAATCAACCATATTATCAAAAAATATTTTTTGGATAAAAATATTATATTGGTAGATTTTAAGATAGAATTTGGTAAAAATCATAAAAACGAGATTTTACTTTCTGACGAAATTAGTCCAGATACTTGTCGTTTTTGGGATAAAAAAACAATGAAAAAATTGGATAAAGATTTATTTAGAATGGGATTAAAAGAAAAAGAAGAAGTATTTGATATTTATATGGAAATATTAAAAAGGCTAAATGTAAGTTAG
- the purF gene encoding amidophosphoribosyltransferase — protein sequence MISQLFPSILKNNYWDKFHDECGIFGVYSPYKIDTLSLIQFGLFALQHRGQEACGFSVLRDGFIISHKSEGLVLDFFRQISNSESYYGNAVIGHTRYSTEGGQSKKNIQPFFGRNSYGKSTISIVHNGNLVNAQNIRHKLESQGINFISEYSDSEVILRLIQKYLSEYDNSLEKAIQKTTIDIRGAYSVIVLMDNKMAAFRDPNGIRPLCYGMLNENTYIFSSETCGIDSVGGFYVRDLFPGEIIIVDKKSIQFSLLTKRKNTRKRICSFEYIYFSRPDSLIENINVYDIREKSGEKLYEQHPVKADVVIGVPDSGVPASIGYSKASGIPFKPILVKNKYIGRSFILPQQKIREKMVNLKLNPILDEIKGKRIVIIDDSIVRGTTSRRLVYILRKAGAKEIHFRSASPPIIGPCYLGVDTPSKKDLISYNHIDKKSIAKILNVDSLEFLSMDNLIDILGSVHYCFGCFTGNYPVQKN from the coding sequence ATGATATCTCAATTATTCCCTTCTATTCTGAAAAATAATTATTGGGATAAGTTTCATGATGAATGTGGTATTTTTGGAGTTTATTCTCCTTATAAAATAGATACTTTATCTTTGATTCAATTTGGATTATTTGCATTGCAACATAGAGGACAAGAAGCTTGTGGTTTTTCTGTTTTACGAGATGGATTTATCATATCACATAAAAGTGAAGGACTTGTTTTAGATTTTTTTAGACAAATTTCTAATTCTGAATCTTATTATGGAAATGCTGTGATTGGACATACTCGTTATTCTACAGAAGGAGGACAAAGTAAAAAAAATATTCAACCTTTTTTTGGAAGAAATTCCTATGGAAAGAGTACTATATCTATAGTTCACAATGGAAATTTAGTCAATGCTCAAAATATTCGTCATAAATTAGAATCCCAAGGAATAAATTTTATATCCGAATATTCAGATTCCGAAGTAATTTTACGTTTGATACAAAAATATTTATCAGAATACGATAATAGTTTAGAAAAAGCAATACAAAAAACTACTATTGATATTCGGGGAGCTTATTCTGTAATTGTTCTTATGGATAATAAAATGGCTGCATTTAGAGATCCAAACGGTATACGTCCTTTATGTTATGGAATGTTGAATGAAAATACTTATATATTTAGTTCTGAAACTTGCGGAATTGATTCTGTTGGAGGATTTTACGTGAGAGATTTATTTCCAGGAGAAATTATAATTGTGGATAAAAAATCAATTCAATTTTCTCTACTTACAAAAAGAAAAAATACAAGAAAAAGAATATGTTCTTTTGAATATATTTATTTTTCTCGCCCTGATTCCTTAATTGAAAATATTAATGTTTATGACATTCGTGAAAAAAGTGGAGAAAAACTTTATGAACAACATCCAGTAAAAGCGGATGTTGTTATTGGAGTTCCAGATTCTGGAGTTCCAGCTTCTATTGGATATTCAAAAGCTTCTGGAATTCCTTTTAAACCAATTTTAGTAAAAAATAAATATATTGGAAGATCTTTCATTCTTCCACAACAAAAAATACGGGAGAAAATGGTTAACTTGAAATTAAATCCTATTTTAGATGAAATAAAAGGAAAACGGATCGTTATCATTGATGATTCCATAGTTCGTGGAACTACCAGTCGTAGATTAGTTTACATATTAAGAAAAGCAGGAGCTAAAGAAATTCATTTTCGAAGTGCTTCTCCTCCTATTATAGGTCCCTGTTATTTAGGAGTAGATACTCCAAGTAAAAAAGATCTTATATCATATAATCATATTGATAAAAAAAGTATAGCGAAAATTCTAAATGTGGATAGTTTAGAATTTTTAAGTATGGATAATTTGATAGATATACTTGGAAGTGTTCATTATTGTTTTGGTTGTTTTACCGGAAATTATCCAGTTCAAAAAAACTGA
- the purM gene encoding phosphoribosylformylglycinamidine cyclo-ligase has translation MKVEKKNITICKISNILENTYNNRVMSTLEHFSGFYKIYEYGYKEPILVSGVDGVGTKLRLAIDCKKYGVIGEDCFAMCVNDVLCHGAIPLFFLDYLACGKLDSTIVEKIIQGIAISCKKTNTCLIGGETAEMPGIYKENDYDIAGFCVGIVEKNHLVDGKKLIQEGDILIGLPSSGVHSNGFSVIRNIFSSEDFMKYFQDKPFYETLLIPTKIYHFTIHALLKEFVIHGLAHITGGGISENLYRILPENLSAVVEKEKIPVQSVFNYIRKKGNLSDYKMWNTFNMGVGMIIVASLKEKYSILNKLFLLGENPFLLGKIVKGNKRVFLK, from the coding sequence ATGAAAGTGGAAAAAAAAAACATAACCATATGTAAAATTAGTAATATTTTAGAAAATACTTATAATAATAGGGTTATGAGTACGTTAGAGCATTTTTCTGGTTTTTATAAAATATATGAATATGGATATAAAGAACCAATTTTAGTATCTGGAGTTGATGGAGTAGGAACCAAATTACGTTTAGCTATAGACTGCAAAAAATACGGAGTAATTGGAGAAGATTGTTTTGCAATGTGTGTTAATGATGTTTTATGTCATGGAGCTATTCCTTTATTCTTTTTAGATTATTTAGCTTGCGGAAAACTAGATTCTACCATTGTAGAAAAAATTATACAAGGAATAGCTATCTCTTGCAAAAAAACGAATACTTGTCTAATTGGGGGAGAAACTGCAGAAATGCCAGGAATTTATAAGGAAAATGATTATGATATTGCTGGATTTTGTGTAGGTATTGTAGAAAAAAATCATCTTGTGGATGGGAAAAAATTAATTCAAGAAGGAGATATTTTGATAGGACTTCCTTCATCAGGGGTACATAGTAATGGTTTTTCTGTAATTAGAAATATTTTTTCTTCAGAAGACTTTATGAAATATTTTCAAGATAAACCATTTTATGAAACGCTTTTAATTCCAACTAAAATTTATCATTTTACGATTCATGCTTTATTAAAAGAATTTGTAATACATGGATTAGCTCATATCACTGGAGGTGGTATATCAGAGAATCTATATCGAATTCTTCCAGAAAATTTATCAGCTGTAGTTGAAAAAGAAAAAATTCCTGTTCAATCTGTTTTCAATTATATTAGAAAGAAAGGAAATTTATCAGATTACAAAATGTGGAACACTTTTAATATGGGAGTAGGAATGATTATAGTCGCATCTTTAAAAGAAAAATATTCTATTTTAAATAAACTTTTTCTTTTGGGAGAGAATCCTTTTCTTTTGGGAAAGATTGTGAAAGGAAATAAAAGAGTATTTTTGAAATAA
- a CDS encoding formyltransferase family protein, whose protein sequence is MKKIAILVSGKGSNMHQILQAVKSGMLCNSIVSLVISDRWCQAIQYALKENITVFSLIKTHKKFLSKEIDNILVRYIPDIIVLSGFLSILDAEFCEKWFNKVINVHPSLLPKYGGKGMYGIKVHQKVIKNKEKISGATVHYVTKNVDLGDIILKKICKIDPEDTPISLSQKVSIIEKEILIQSINKLLTIKL, encoded by the coding sequence GTGAAAAAAATAGCTATTTTAGTATCTGGAAAGGGAAGCAATATGCATCAAATTTTACAAGCAGTGAAAAGTGGCATGCTTTGTAATTCTATTGTAAGTTTAGTTATTTCTGATAGATGGTGTCAAGCAATTCAATACGCTTTGAAAGAAAATATTACAGTATTTTCTTTAATAAAAACTCATAAAAAATTTCTTTCGAAAGAAATAGATAATATACTTGTAAGATATATTCCAGACATTATAGTTCTTTCAGGATTTCTTTCTATACTTGATGCCGAATTTTGTGAGAAATGGTTTAATAAAGTTATAAATGTTCATCCATCTTTATTACCTAAGTATGGTGGAAAAGGAATGTATGGAATAAAAGTACATCAAAAAGTTATAAAAAATAAGGAAAAAATATCAGGAGCTACAGTTCATTATGTCACAAAAAACGTGGATTTAGGAGATATAATTTTAAAAAAAATATGTAAAATTGACCCAGAGGATACTCCAATATCTTTATCCCAAAAAGTTTCTATTATAGAAAAAGAAATATTAATTCAATCTATTAATAAACTCTTAACTATAAAATTATAA